From Candidatus Methylomirabilis lanthanidiphila:
AAAGTACCTGTCCAAATAGGGTAATTATTGAGTGACAGTCTGGCCGAGCAGTTTTCCTTTGAGGCTTTGGAAGATTAGCTGGCCGAGAACCTCCTGTGCCTGAATAGAAAATTTGCCCCCGCTTCCTTTCAGCCCAAGCTTCGCCAGGTCCGTTTGGGTATTGTATTTCCCTTTTAGAGTAAGGGGCTCGGTGCGTCCGTTAGATAGGACGGCCGAGGCCGTCCCTATAAGTGTTTTCCCATCTACGTTCTGAATATCCATGACCAAATTCCAAGTTCCGTCTTCTCCCGGCGGAAAGTCCATTTGGTCCGCATCGTTGAAGGACTGGCAGCCCCCCCCTTTGGCACAGATCTTTCCCTTTACAGTACCGATCAGCCGATTACTGGGTTTATCGACGTCATAGGTGTACGTGATCTTACCCTTGATCTTCACCACTTGGTAGCCATCCGTTGCGATTCCAATCAACTTCCCCTTCAGGACGGCGCGCGTAATATCGCCTGTCGATTTGATGGACCCGGATATCCTGAGGTCCGCTTCGACATAGATCCCGTCGTCCGTACCCGTCATCCTCCCTTGCCCGATGATCTTGCCTTTATCATCCTGGACGAGCGTTGTGAGGGCGGATATACCGAGATCAGACTCGTCATAACTGCCAGTAAGATCCCAGACACCGTGCTGCTGGTCGAAATGGTTCTCGTAGTGCCCCGAAGGTACGCCGGCGTAGGACAGGGCAGGCAGGAGAATCATGATCCACAGGCCGGAAACTCTTTTGATGAAGGCGGTAATCATCGCGACGTCCTCCCGCTGTCCGTTGTTGGTTACTTCAGTTGTGCCGCCTGTGCAATTTGTGCTTCCCTGCTTCGGATCGCAATCGCGTCGAGAGCCTGAAGAGACTGTGCGGTTCGTGCCTGTCTCAAAGCAATCACGGAGCCGAGTCTTATCTGAAAATTCTGGCCGTTGATAGAGAGTTCCGCCAGTTGAGGGGTCATCACTTCATCAAACTGCTTCGCAAGCGCAGGGTCACCTTCGCCAAAAGCCACTTGTGTCGCGAGCAACATCATTCCCGCCAGGCGGGCAGCCGTATCGCCATCACTGACGATCAGTGGAAAAAGAATAGTCGAGTCGATATGCTCCTGATTCTCGAGCGCCTGGTACATGCGGGCGCGAACCTCCGGTTGCGTTTCTATCCGTAATCGGTCAACGAGCGCTTGCGCCACATCAGCCGGCTCTTCCAGGTTGGCAATGCTCCACGCGGCGGCAGCGCGTACATCCGCGTCCTTCGATGTGAGAAATGTTGCCAGGAACGGCGCAGCATCGCCTGTCGCTTGCCCGAGCGATTCCAGCGCAAGAATACGCATTTCCGAATCGACGCGCGTTGATCCAAGATACGCCCGAAAGAAGTCTTCCGTCTGGTCAAACGACTGCCGACCCAAACCGGACAAGACAGCCTCGGCGATGTCCCGGTCTTGTTCGTTGCCGCCGAGCGTGATCAACGACTCGTACGCTTCGGGCGTCCCCACCTCGCCCAAGGCGAGGGCTGCTTCTGTTCGGACTGCGTGGCTATGTCGCTGGTCTCCAATGATCGCGGACAGAATCGTAACAGTCTCTCTATCCGCAGTCACAGCCAGGCCACGAACGGCGCCTCGAACCACGGTTTCGTCATCATCTTGCAGGAGGGAAAGGAGAAGTGATCTCGCCTGCGGGTGTCTGGAGTGTCCCAACGCTTCCGCAATAGTCGACTTCAGCGAAGGCGGCGCCGCCATAAGTGCTTGCCGTAAAGCTGCGATGGCGTCGGTAGAGCCGGTTTTCCCCAAACTCCAGGCTGCTTGCCGACGTACCTTCAGGGGTTTGGACGGATCAAGAAGTATTGCGGCCAGACCGGATACGGATTCGGCGCTGGCGTCGCGCACCGACTTTCCTTGGATCAGTGCGGAGACAATAGCCGCTGGAGTGTGTTCCGCCCCTGTCGCAAACGACCGGTTTTCACTATCCGAATACAAGGGAGGAACGGATGGTTTTACCGTACCAATTAGTGCAACTGGGGCTTGAACTCGATAGTAGGATGGGACGGCTAGAAAGAGCGCGAAAATAGCGGCCACCGATAGCGCCGAAATCAACCAGCAGGCGGACTTTCCCCAAGAGATCTTGACCCAAGTGAACCGGCACATGAAATGCGGAACTGTCATAGACGGCTCCTCTCCGGAACGAACCAAGATCACTCTTTGAGTGGGGAGTTATTTATCATAAGTGGATAAGTAATGTCAAGTCGTGTCTGGCGAAAAGCAATTCTATCGCGGACTGATACACGTGCGGCGACGTGAGGCTATGGAGCTTAGAGCCACAACGGGGTTCTGGCTCTAAGCTGCCCGAAGGGCGTCGACGATCTTCAGGCGCACTGCGCGCAGGAAGCCGCCGGCCAGCCCCATCGCCCGTCTGACCCACGGGTTGTGGCCAGCAATGGCCTACTCCATGGCGAGATGCTCCGCGTCGTGGCCATGGAGAGTTGAACAATCTTTCAGCAACCGTCTGTCCCGATTGGCCGCATCTGGATCAGCCAACCATTCCCTCTTCGGATTTCCGAAAAACCATCCATAAGGATACGGCGACTCAGCCTGCTCTTTTCATGTGTATCTGACGGTCGAGCTGTAGAGCCTGCTGCTGCATGACGATGATGGGAGCAACGCGGCGGCAAGCCCTACAAGCGAGTGTTTAGGCTGCATTGGTCAGTGACTCATCCATCTGTTTCTCGGATCGAAACTACTATTGGCATCAATTGGCCGTAGATTCGGTGTGATTCTTTTGCAGTTTGGGCACTGATAACGTTCGCGTGAATCTTGGCATCCAATGCTCAGCATAATTTGTGGTGGGAATGTGCATTCGCAAAGATCATACCCTAGGAGCCTGTCGGAGATAAATGCGCGCGGCACACATTATGCGGGCTGGACAAACGGGCCATCCGGGCTATGCTGGCCGCTCCTCGCACAGGCCGCCGCCGTCGACGCGGCGGAGGACGCTCAACCGGGGACGGGCCGGCATGGCGACGAGCTGCCCGCCGAGCTGACACGAGCCGACACCTCCGTATGTGAATCGGCTCCCCAGCCCCATACTAGGGAGCCCACGGTGCTACGCAGGTCGCCGGCTCGTCCATTATATCTAGATTGTTTAAAGTTAATATGTATTAACCGATCGGTTTGATTAATACAATCAGGCTGGCGCTCAGAGAAATATGGATATTGACATCAGAAGCGTTGCTTTTCAGAGTTGAAAAGGCACGCCTGAATATTTGTCGGTTGGCGGTTACCTCTTTTCCCTTAAACGAATGCGCCGATTGCCGCGTCATATTCTACATAACGCCGGACCACCAAAGAAGTTATAGACCGTCGATTTAGCTTCTTTCATGGCAAAACAGCTCCTACGCAACGTACGCTGTAGAACACGGATGACAGTTCATTCTACGAGGGTCAAAACATGGCTACAATTATTGAGTATACTGATCAAAAAAGACCTGCCAACAAATATCCCAACCGGATTATTTCACCACGTACACCGGGTCCATGCTGCTACTCGAAAATGGAACAAATTGGAGTCGAGCAACACGAAGAAGGTTGGAGTTTCATTTATAAGCGCTGCAAGAAGTGCGGGTTTGCCGTCCGTCACGTAACAGCCCGAATCTCACAAGTCTTTACAAAAAAATGTCCTCGCTTTGATCACCACCAACTCGTCGGTTTCCACAACTAGCGAGGCTCAAAAGTTGCCCTCCGTGTTGGACCGTACCTGTGCTATACTTTAGCGCCGAGTGAGAAACCGCACATGTGGAGTGAAGGGATGAACGTTGGTGGTCTGATTGAAGAAGCACAGGTGAGCGCTCTGCTTGATCTCGAAGAAGAGATTGAGCGGCTGAAAAAAGATTTACATGCGGTCGTGTTAGCGCATTACTATCAGGACTCTGATATTCAGGATGTCGCCGATGTCATCGGCGACAGTCTGCAACTGGCCCAGCAGGCCGCACAGACGAACGCTGAAGTGATCGTCTTTGCCGGCGTTCACTTTATGGCGGAGACGGCAAAGATTCTCAACCCTTCAAAACAGGTACTGCTCCCGGACTTGCAGGCGGGATGTTCTCTGGCAGAAGGCTGTCCTCCCGATCTGTTCGGACGCTTCAAGCAGAAATACCCGGACCACATCGTGATCAGCTACATCAATTGCAGCGCCGAGATCAAGGCGATGAGCGATATCATCTGCACCTCGAGCAATGCAGAAAAAATCATCAATCGGATCCCGAAGGAACAGCCGATTCTCTTTGCGCCCGATCAGAACTTGGGTCGTTATCTTATAAAAAAAACTGGCCGCGATCTGACGTTATGGCCAGGCACCTGCGTGGTGCACGAGATGTTCTCCGAAAAGAAGCTCGTGCAGCTTATGGTGCGCCATCCTCATGCCAAGGTGCTCGCCCATCCCGAGTGTGAAGCAGGCGTGCTTCAGCATGCCGACTACATCGGCTCAACGAGCGCGCTCCTGAGTTACGTCAAACAGAGCAAGGACACTGAGTTCATCATCGCGACCGAACCCGGCATCATTCACCAGATGGAGAAGGCCTGCTCGGATAAGACATTTATCCCGGCCCCTCCGGACGGGGATTGCGCCTGCAACCAGTGCCCCTACATGCGACTCAACACGATGGAGAAGCTGTACCTGTGCATGAAACACCGTGCGCCGGAAATTACGCTCGACGAAGAGCTTCGGCTTCTTGCCTTACGCCCCATCCGGCGCATGCTGGCCATGAGCTAAGGCCGTCTCTCCTGTATCTTCATGCCCCTCTCCCTCGTTCGGATCAGCCGTCAAGAAGCCCTCAAGCGGTTCCTTGAGGAAGACATCGGCCGTGGCGATGTCACGACCCTCGCGATCGTGCCGCCCGATCAACAGGCGATCGGCCATTTCGTGGCCAAGGCACCCCTTATACTGGCCGGGATCGAGCTGGTGGTCGAGACTCTCGCCATCATGGATGAAGGCATCGTGGTGGAGAACCGCCATCGTGACGGTGATGAGCTGCACGAAGGCCAGAGGGCCGCATCCGTCCGTGGTCAAGCCAGGGCGCTGCTGACCGGCGAACGTGTGGCCACAAATCTACTCCAGCGGCTCTGCGGAATCGCCACGCTGACAAGACGGTTCGTTGAGGCTGTCCGCGGGACGCAGGCGAAAATTCTTGATACGCGAAAAACCACGCCAGGACTACGGGTCTTTGAGAAGTATGCCGTAACCGTGGGCGGCGGGATCAACCATCGCTTTGGACTTGATGATGCGATCCTGATCAAGGATAACCATATCAGACTGGCCGGCGGTATCAGCGCAGCCATTGAAACAGCCCGACAACATGAGAGCCGCTCGCATCGGTTCGAGGTTGAGGTCGCTACCCTCGAAGAGTTGCAGGCAGCGCTCCGGTATGATCTTGACGCCGTTCTCCTCGACAACATGAACCCGGAAATGGTTCGACAAGCCGTGGCCTGCGTGCGCGCTCACGAGCACGGCAATAAGATCGTGATCGAAGCGTCAGGCGGCATGACCCTCGACAATGTCCGGGCATTCGCGGAGGCCGGCGTCGACTGGATCTCCATTGGAGCCTTGACGCATACCGCCCCAGCCGTCGATATGAGCTTCAAGATCTACCCCGCATGAAAACAGACATCCTCATCATTGGCAGCGGCCTGGCGGGATGTGCCGCGGCGCTGGCGGCCGCCAAACGGGACGTTGAGGTGACGCTGCTCACCCGATCGCCCCAGCCGGAGGAAAGCAGCACCTTCTGGGCCCAAGGCGGCATCATCTATCAAGGGGCAAACGACTCCCCCCAAAAGCTGGTAGCTGATATTCTCACCGCCGGCGCGGGTCTGAGTTCGCCTGAAGCAGCGGCGCTGGTCAGTCGCGAGGGTCCCCGGCTGGTGAAGGAGATTCTCATTGATGAGCTCGGGGTTCCGTTCGACGAATCGCCGGACCATTCGACTCGATGGGACCTGACTGCAGAGGCCGCGCATTCGCTTCCACGTATCCTGCATCATAAGGACCAGACAGGGTTGGCGATCCAGCGCGCGTTCATTGAACGGATAGCCTCATATCCGAGGGTCAAGCTGCTCTGCGCAGCGACCGCCGTCGATCTGCTCACGATTTCTCACCATTCGGCCGAACCCCTGGATGTCTATAAGGCCCCAACGTGCATTGGAGCGTACGCGCTGGATCAGACGACCGGTGAGATCTTTCCGATCCTCGCGAAGGAGACGATCCTGGCGACCGGCGGACTCGGCCGTGTCTTTCTGCATACCACCAATCCTGCCGGTGCCCGAGGCGACGGCATTGCGATGGCCTACCGGGCCGGCGCTCGTTGTATCAATATGCAGTACGTCCAGTTTCACCCCACCACGCTCTTCCATCCCAGTGGCCGGTTCCTCATCTCGGAAGCGATGCGAGGCGAAGGCGCCCGCCTCGTAGACGGTAGAGGGCGTGAATTTATGACTGATTATCACTCCGATGGATCACTCGCCCCGCGGGACGTGGTCGCGCGCGGGATCCATCAGATGATGCTGGAATCGGGCGAGCCGTGCGCCTATCTCGATATCTCTCACAAACCGGCCGATCAGGTCCGCGAACGATTCCCCGGAATCTATGCGCACTGTCTGAAGTACGGGATCGATATGACGAAGGAGCCCATCCCCGTCGTCCCGGCTGCGCACTACAGTTGCGGCGGCATTTCGGTTGACGAGTGGGGACAGTCAAACCTGCATCGACTGCGCGCCGTTGGGGAGGTCGCCTGCTCGGGGTTGCATGGCGCCAATCGCTTGGCCAGTACGTCCCTGTTGGAATGCCTTGTGTGGGGAACCCGTGCCGGCGCTCAGGCCGCAGCGTTCATCACAGGGGATGACGACTATTATTTTCCCAGGATTGCGCCCTGGCGATATGAACGCGAGCCGGTTGATCCGGCGCTGATCGCCCAGGACTGGCTCAGCATCCAACAGACCATGTGGAATTACGTCGGGCTCGTCCGCAGCGCTAAACGGCTGAACCGAGCCCATGAGATCCTGCGGGAACTCGGTCTTGAGATCTTACGGTTCTACGAGAAGGCCGAGGTCACCGACGCAATGGTCGGCCTTCGTAACGGTATTCAGACGGCGCTGGTCATCCTGCTGGCGGCTATGGAATGTCGGCAGAGCCGCGGCTGCCACTACCGGATCGACTGAAATAGCGGTCAGCCCTCAGCCTTCAGCACAAAGAAGCTGACCGCTGAGGGCTGACCGCTGAGGGCTGATACATGAAAGCTGTGCGATTCCATGAGCATGGCGGGCCAGAGGTTCTGAGATACGAAGACGCCCCTGATCCCGTCATCGCTCCTCATGAGGTGCTGGTAAAGGTCAAGGCCTGCGCCCTGAATCACCTGGATCTCTGGTGCCGAAAAGGGATGCTGGGGATGCAGATTCCCCTACCCCACATCTCCGGATCGGATATCGCCGGTGAGGTGGCGGCGGTTGGAAGTATCGTCACCCGCATTATACCCGGTCAACAGGTCGTCGTCTCACCGGGGGTGAGCTGCGGCCAGTGCATTCACTGTCTGTCCGGCCGCGATACCGCCTGCCGCACTTACGAAATCGTGGGCGGCTACCGGATCGACGGCGGCTACGCGGAGTATGTGAAGGTTTCAGAGGTCAACATTCTGCCGATACCGGAGGGAATGAGCTTCGAAGCGGCTGCGGCGTTCCCGCTCACGTTTCTGACCGCTTGGAACATGCTGGTCAATCTCGCGCGCGTCAAACGCGGTGATGACGTCCTGGTGATGGGGGCGGGAAGCGGGGTTGGAAGCGCCGCCGTCCAGATTGCCAAGCTGTTCGGCGCTCGCGTGATCGCCGCCGCCGGCGCCGACGAGAAGCTTGAGAAGGCTAAGGGACTCGGCGCCGACGAGACGATCAACTATGTTACCCAGGATCTGGTCGCCGAGGCGCGGCGCCTGACGGCCAAGCGAGGAGTGGACGTCATCTTCGAGCATGTGGGGGGCGCCGTGTTTGAAACACTCATTCCGGCTCTCGCTACCGGAGGCCGCCTCGTGACCTGCGGCGCGACCGCAGGCTACCTGGCCCAAACCGATATCCGATACCTGTTCATGCGGCAGTTGTCGATTATGGGCGGTTTCATGGGGCCCAAGGCAGATCTGCTGCAGATCGTCCGGGAAATGACGCGCGGAACGCTCACACCGATCGTCGATCGGGTCTTCCCGCTCAAGGACGCTGCAGCCGCGCAATGCGCGATGGAGGACCGCAAGCTGTTCGGCAAGCTGGTCCTGGCAGTCTAGCCACACGATAGACCGGCAGTCTGTCGGGACGTACATTAAGGGGAGTATGATGACGCTCAACGTCGCACATCGAGGAGCCTCGGCGCTGGCGCCTGAGAACACGATAGCCGCTTTTGAAAAAGCCATTGAACTGGGCGTCGACGCCATCGAGCTGGACCTGCACGTCAGTCGAGATGGGGAACTCGTCGTAATCCACGATCAGACGCTGGACCGGACCACTAATGGCCAAGGGCCGGTCCATGCCCATAGCGTGCAGGAACTCAAGCAGCTTGATGCCGGTCGCTGGTTTGGCGAGGGCTTTACCGGTCAACGAATACCGACCCTCGCTGAGGTCCTGGACCGTTTCGCCGGAAAGGTTGCGCTCGCGCTCGAAGTCAAGGCCGGGTCGGCCTTCTTTTGCGGTATCGAGGAGAAGGTGGTGGCAGTCCTGCGCGAGCACCAGATCATTTCACAGGTGGCCGTGGCGTCATTCGATCACTACGCGCTACGCAGACTGAAAGAGCTGGAGCCATCCATCCAGACCGCCGCCTTGCTCGTAGGGCGGCCGGTGTCGATGCCGATGATTGCGGAAGCGTGTCAGGCAGGCGCTATGGCCCTCGAATGCAGCCTTGTCACGAAAACAGAGGTTGAGGCCTGCCACGCCGCCGGACTTCAACTTGTGGTGTGGGTCGTGAATGAGCCGACTCAGATGGGCCACTTTATCGATCTGGGAGTCGACGGGATCATTACCGACAGACCCAACCTTCTACGTCAAGTACTGGCAGAGCGCGGCGAACCCCGCCCAAACCCTACACACTTGAAATAAGCCGCCGCTTCACACTGGTCTCAGCAGTCGACACCCCTGGATAGTCATGGCATCTGATCCAACACCCGGCGACTCAAACCGAACCTGGTGGCCCTTTATTCTCTTGGTCGGAGCGATCACTGCTGTCGTAGTCGCCGCGTTCTTCCTGATACTCTTATGATTACGGAACCCGGAACGACGGGTTTTTCTGGTTGCGCACCCGCGCTGCCTTACGCTATCTTAAAGGAGTCATCATCTACAACGCACCAATCCTGAGTTCGTCGATGTCCGAGTCTGTTAAAGGGGCGGTAAGACGCTCACACCGCATGGCCGCTCCTGAGGGTTCTCAAGAATTCCAATAGTGTATGAACCTTTATTGAGAGGCTTCGCTCCCTGGGCGCAGGCATGCCGTCGGTGGGAAAAGAAGTGACCGGACGTTCAAGGAGTACAGAATGGCGGGCACAGTTGCTGCCATGAACCAAGGCTTGGACCGGCCTTGGTTCGCCTACTATGACCCGTGGATTCCAAGGCACCTCGAGTATCCGGATATCCCGCTCCATCGTTTTCTCACAACCTCGGCCAGGAACCATCCCGATCGAACCGCGATCATCTTTTATGGCAGGAGACTCACCTATCGCGCCCTGGACGATGCCGCCACACGATTTGCTGCCGCCCTTGCGGACCGCGGACTGGCCAAAGGCGACAGGGTCTCGCTCTTTCTCCCGAACTGCCCCCAGATGGTGATCGCCTACTACGGCACATTGCGAGCTGGTGGACTCGCAGTCTCGACCAGCCCGCTCTATTCCACACGAGAGCTGGAACATCAACTGAACGACTCCGGCGCCGAGACTATCGTGGTATTGTCGAAACTCTACCCGCTCGTCAAGGAGGTTGCGCCAAGGACCGGCCTCAAACGGATCATCGTCGCGAATATTAAGGAGTATTTCCCACCCATGCTCCGGCTGCTCTTTACGCTCCTGAAGGAGAAACGCGAGGGGCATCGACCTCCGATAGAGCGACGGCCTGGAACGGAGTGGTTTTCGGAGATGCTTGCCTCCGCTCCCGCGACGCCCCCCGCAACCACAGTCGGCGCTGACGATCCGGCGCTGCTGCAATATACCGGAGGCACGACAGGCGTGGCGAAGGGCGCGATGCTCACGCACAGGAATCTGGTGGCCAATACAATGCAGATCGCCGCATGGATGATGAAGCCTGCCGCCCGCTCAGTCGAGGGAGAGAGCGGCGACGCTGAGGTCTTCCTCGGGGCGATCCCGTTTTTTCACATCTATGGGATGACGGTAGTCATGAATCTCTGTATCTCGCTGGGCCACACGATGGTACTCTTGCCGCAATTCAAGACACAGGAAGTCCTGGATACGATCGCCAAATACCGACCCACCCTCTTCCCAGGCGTCCCAACGATGTACGTAGCCATCAACAATCATCCCGATGTCGGCAGGTACGACCTCCATTCGATCAAGGCCTGCCTGAGCGGGGCTGCGCCATTACCGATTGAGGTTGCCAACAGATTTGAAGCGTTGACCGGCGCTCGCCTGGTGGAGGGGTACGGTCTGACTGAGGCCTCGCCGGTCACGCACGCCAACCCGCTGTTTGGCGCCAGGAAGGTCGGGACGATCGGCCTGCCGCTCCCGGACACCGACGCCAGGATCGTAGACCTGGAGACCGGTGAGCGCACGCTGCCGTCGAAAGAGATCGGCGAGGTGGCGGTCAAAGGCCCCCAGATCATGGCCGGCTATTGGCATCAGCCCGGCGAGACCGCCATGGTACTCCGGGATGGGTGGTTGTACACAGGCGACATCGGCTATATGGACGAGCAGGGCTACTTCACCATCGTCGACCGGAAAAAGGAGATGATCATCGCGGGCGGTTTCAACGTCTATCCTCGG
This genomic window contains:
- a CDS encoding putative lyase, giving the protein MTVPHFMCRFTWVKISWGKSACWLISALSVAAIFALFLAVPSYYRVQAPVALIGTVKPSVPPLYSDSENRSFATGAEHTPAAIVSALIQGKSVRDASAESVSGLAAILLDPSKPLKVRRQAAWSLGKTGSTDAIAALRQALMAAPPSLKSTIAEALGHSRHPQARSLLLSLLQDDDETVVRGAVRGLAVTADRETVTILSAIIGDQRHSHAVRTEAALALGEVGTPEAYESLITLGGNEQDRDIAEAVLSGLGRQSFDQTEDFFRAYLGSTRVDSEMRILALESLGQATGDAAPFLATFLTSKDADVRAAAAWSIANLEEPADVAQALVDRLRIETQPEVRARMYQALENQEHIDSTILFPLIVSDGDTAARLAGMMLLATQVAFGEGDPALAKQFDEVMTPQLAELSINGQNFQIRLGSVIALRQARTAQSLQALDAIAIRSREAQIAQAAQLK
- a CDS encoding quinolinate synthetase, which encodes MNVGGLIEEAQVSALLDLEEEIERLKKDLHAVVLAHYYQDSDIQDVADVIGDSLQLAQQAAQTNAEVIVFAGVHFMAETAKILNPSKQVLLPDLQAGCSLAEGCPPDLFGRFKQKYPDHIVISYINCSAEIKAMSDIICTSSNAEKIINRIPKEQPILFAPDQNLGRYLIKKTGRDLTLWPGTCVVHEMFSEKKLVQLMVRHPHAKVLAHPECEAGVLQHADYIGSTSALLSYVKQSKDTEFIIATEPGIIHQMEKACSDKTFIPAPPDGDCACNQCPYMRLNTMEKLYLCMKHRAPEITLDEELRLLALRPIRRMLAMS
- a CDS encoding nicotinate-nucleotide pyrophosphorylase; this translates as MPLSLVRISRQEALKRFLEEDIGRGDVTTLAIVPPDQQAIGHFVAKAPLILAGIELVVETLAIMDEGIVVENRHRDGDELHEGQRAASVRGQARALLTGERVATNLLQRLCGIATLTRRFVEAVRGTQAKILDTRKTTPGLRVFEKYAVTVGGGINHRFGLDDAILIKDNHIRLAGGISAAIETARQHESRSHRFEVEVATLEELQAALRYDLDAVLLDNMNPEMVRQAVACVRAHEHGNKIVIEASGGMTLDNVRAFAEAGVDWISIGALTHTAPAVDMSFKIYPA
- a CDS encoding L-aspartate oxidase; translation: MKTDILIIGSGLAGCAAALAAAKRDVEVTLLTRSPQPEESSTFWAQGGIIYQGANDSPQKLVADILTAGAGLSSPEAAALVSREGPRLVKEILIDELGVPFDESPDHSTRWDLTAEAAHSLPRILHHKDQTGLAIQRAFIERIASYPRVKLLCAATAVDLLTISHHSAEPLDVYKAPTCIGAYALDQTTGEIFPILAKETILATGGLGRVFLHTTNPAGARGDGIAMAYRAGARCINMQYVQFHPTTLFHPSGRFLISEAMRGEGARLVDGRGREFMTDYHSDGSLAPRDVVARGIHQMMLESGEPCAYLDISHKPADQVRERFPGIYAHCLKYGIDMTKEPIPVVPAAHYSCGGISVDEWGQSNLHRLRAVGEVACSGLHGANRLASTSLLECLVWGTRAGAQAAAFITGDDDYYFPRIAPWRYEREPVDPALIAQDWLSIQQTMWNYVGLVRSAKRLNRAHEILRELGLEILRFYEKAEVTDAMVGLRNGIQTALVILLAAMECRQSRGCHYRID
- a CDS encoding alcohol dehydrogenase, whose translation is MKAVRFHEHGGPEVLRYEDAPDPVIAPHEVLVKVKACALNHLDLWCRKGMLGMQIPLPHISGSDIAGEVAAVGSIVTRIIPGQQVVVSPGVSCGQCIHCLSGRDTACRTYEIVGGYRIDGGYAEYVKVSEVNILPIPEGMSFEAAAAFPLTFLTAWNMLVNLARVKRGDDVLVMGAGSGVGSAAVQIAKLFGARVIAAAGADEKLEKAKGLGADETINYVTQDLVAEARRLTAKRGVDVIFEHVGGAVFETLIPALATGGRLVTCGATAGYLAQTDIRYLFMRQLSIMGGFMGPKADLLQIVREMTRGTLTPIVDRVFPLKDAAAAQCAMEDRKLFGKLVLAV
- a CDS encoding glycerophosphodiester phosphodiesterase, which gives rise to MTLNVAHRGASALAPENTIAAFEKAIELGVDAIELDLHVSRDGELVVIHDQTLDRTTNGQGPVHAHSVQELKQLDAGRWFGEGFTGQRIPTLAEVLDRFAGKVALALEVKAGSAFFCGIEEKVVAVLREHQIISQVAVASFDHYALRRLKELEPSIQTAALLVGRPVSMPMIAEACQAGAMALECSLVTKTEVEACHAAGLQLVVWVVNEPTQMGHFIDLGVDGIITDRPNLLRQVLAERGEPRPNPTHLK
- a CDS encoding long-chain fatty acid--CoA ligase; this encodes MAGTVAAMNQGLDRPWFAYYDPWIPRHLEYPDIPLHRFLTTSARNHPDRTAIIFYGRRLTYRALDDAATRFAAALADRGLAKGDRVSLFLPNCPQMVIAYYGTLRAGGLAVSTSPLYSTRELEHQLNDSGAETIVVLSKLYPLVKEVAPRTGLKRIIVANIKEYFPPMLRLLFTLLKEKREGHRPPIERRPGTEWFSEMLASAPATPPATTVGADDPALLQYTGGTTGVAKGAMLTHRNLVANTMQIAAWMMKPAARSVEGESGDAEVFLGAIPFFHIYGMTVVMNLCISLGHTMVLLPQFKTQEVLDTIAKYRPTLFPGVPTMYVAINNHPDVGRYDLHSIKACLSGAAPLPIEVANRFEALTGARLVEGYGLTEASPVTHANPLFGARKVGTIGLPLPDTDARIVDLETGERTLPSKEIGEVAVKGPQIMAGYWHQPGETAMVLRDGWLYTGDIGYMDEQGYFTIVDRKKEMIIAGGFNVYPREVEEPLYEHPGVKEVVAVGLPDPYRGETVKVYVVLKEGERVTEQEIIDFCKPRMAKHKVPTLVEFRQELPKTLVGKVLRRALREEEMAKRKSQDV